A genomic window from Streptomyces sp. MST-110588 includes:
- the nrtL gene encoding ArgS-related anticodon-binding protein NrtL has protein sequence MTPAELSRTVLRSVRGAVEEGELAVTLPERVVVRVPPRRGEGDYASAVALQLAKDAGRPAREVAEILRRRLVGSAGIAGVHIAGPGFLNFVLEAGARAGVVGDVLAYGRSYGDAGGADHVELRVAGDVRAVVVGEALRRILPAGGAGTAPGGEDVRPVPVRVPAEEVFGRLGEDEGRWALLAAAGHDPVRLPGRPVQRESNPRFRVQYAYARTGALVRNAADLGFGAEAGDGGGDQGAALDELYGLLGEYPEAVRAAARHRAPDRLVRHLVATADTWFRCHDTYPPLPVGEQKPSAVHRARLALAEATGTVLANGLTLLGITAPEYV, from the coding sequence GTGACGCCCGCTGAGCTCTCTCGTACTGTGCTGCGCTCGGTGCGGGGTGCCGTCGAGGAGGGGGAGCTCGCGGTGACCTTGCCCGAACGGGTGGTGGTGCGTGTGCCTCCCCGGCGCGGGGAGGGGGATTACGCGTCCGCTGTCGCGCTTCAGCTCGCGAAGGACGCCGGGCGGCCGGCGCGTGAGGTGGCTGAGATCCTGCGGCGGCGGTTGGTGGGGAGTGCCGGGATCGCCGGCGTTCATATCGCCGGGCCCGGGTTCTTGAATTTTGTGTTGGAGGCGGGGGCGCGGGCCGGGGTGGTGGGGGACGTGCTCGCGTACGGGCGCTCGTACGGGGATGCGGGGGGCGCGGACCACGTCGAGCTGCGGGTGGCCGGTGATGTGCGGGCTGTTGTCGTGGGGGAGGCGTTGCGGCGGATCCTGCCGGCGGGGGGAGCGGGGACCGCGCCGGGGGGCGAGGACGTACGGCCGGTGCCGGTGCGGGTGCCCGCCGAGGAAGTGTTCGGGCGGCTGGGGGAGGACGAGGGGCGCTGGGCGCTGCTCGCGGCGGCGGGGCACGATCCGGTGCGGCTGCCCGGGCGGCCGGTGCAGCGGGAGAGCAATCCTCGGTTCCGGGTGCAGTACGCGTATGCCCGTACGGGTGCGTTGGTGCGGAACGCCGCAGATCTGGGGTTCGGGGCCGAGGCCGGGGACGGCGGGGGGGATCAGGGGGCGGCGCTCGACGAGTTGTACGGCCTGCTGGGGGAGTATCCCGAAGCCGTACGGGCCGCCGCGCGGCACCGGGCGCCTGATCGGCTCGTACGGCATCTGGTGGCCACGGCCGACACCTGGTTCCGCTGTCATGACACCTACCCGCCGCTGCCGGTCGGGGAGCAGAAACCCTCGGCCGTTCACCGCGCCCGACTGGCCCTCGCCGAGGCCACCGGGACGGTGCTCGCCAACGGCCTGACCCTGCTCGGCATCACCGCTCCGGAGTATGTCTGA
- a CDS encoding response regulator — translation MDDNKVIRQLIRVNLELEGFEVVTAADGAECLDIVHQVSPDVVTLDVVMPRLSGLQAAARLRADPRTKDIPLVVVSACTQSEVEGGQAVGVDAFLAKPFEPMELVGIVQRLMGRKAGGDVEGAVDVGGGSPTLGV, via the coding sequence GTGGACGACAACAAGGTCATCCGGCAGTTGATCAGGGTCAACCTGGAGCTGGAGGGCTTCGAGGTCGTGACCGCGGCTGATGGTGCCGAGTGTCTGGACATCGTGCACCAGGTGAGTCCGGATGTCGTGACCCTGGATGTGGTGATGCCGCGGCTGAGCGGGTTGCAGGCGGCGGCGCGGTTGCGGGCGGATCCGCGGACCAAGGACATTCCGCTTGTCGTGGTCAGTGCCTGTACCCAAAGTGAGGTGGAGGGTGGGCAGGCGGTGGGGGTGGACGCGTTTCTCGCGAAGCCGTTCGAGCCGATGGAGCTGGTGGGGATCGTGCAGCGGCTGATGGGGCGGAAGGCCGGCGGGGATGTCGAGGGGGCGGTCGATGTGGGTGGGGGCTCCCCTACGCTGGGGGTGTGA
- a CDS encoding sigma-70 family RNA polymerase sigma factor, giving the protein MISDRETALVTAAQSGDVRAQDELVADYLPLVYNIVGRALNGHADVDDVVQESMLRMLDGLSGLRDPAGFRSWLVAITMNQIRRRWRENQSAATRGGLQDAYDVADPGADFVDLTVLQLGLTGQRQETAEATRWLEDDDRALLSLWWLEAAGVLTRAEVANALELSPQHTAVRVQRVKAQLETARVVVRALAAVPRCSQLEPLVAQWDGNPSALWRKRIARHVRECPACSGHLTGMIPAEGLLAGLALVPLAASLAYLAAPGAARAATAAAATTTMPTVTTPTDPIANAIPAADVTPATTPAASRPAGHAARPGSRSRSSSPSHSRRRPRGRRRTAGIAATAATLTAVVGGGIYLTTTPSQSDESTRTTAAEARSATTQNNALTSHPTPSKSPTPHKPKPKKPKPKPTKAKPKPKPTKSHPRPTPKPTHTTTPTTPPPADTSTSTPAQQVISLVNTERAKAGCSPLTSNPRLTAAAQGHSRDMAVRHFFDHTNPDGAGPGERITAAGYQWSTYGENIAYGQQSPADVMKSWMNSPGHRANILNCAFKEIGIGIHNAPGGPWWTQNFGTTR; this is encoded by the coding sequence ATGATCAGTGATCGCGAGACCGCGTTGGTGACGGCGGCGCAGAGCGGAGACGTACGGGCACAGGACGAACTCGTCGCCGACTACCTACCGTTGGTCTACAACATCGTGGGCCGGGCGCTGAACGGGCACGCCGACGTCGATGACGTCGTACAGGAGAGCATGCTGCGGATGCTCGACGGCCTGAGCGGCCTGCGCGACCCGGCCGGCTTCCGCTCCTGGCTGGTGGCCATCACCATGAACCAGATACGCCGCCGCTGGCGTGAGAACCAGTCGGCCGCGACCCGTGGCGGTCTCCAGGACGCGTACGACGTCGCCGACCCCGGCGCCGACTTCGTGGACCTGACCGTCCTCCAACTGGGCCTGACCGGCCAGCGCCAGGAGACCGCCGAGGCCACCCGCTGGCTGGAGGACGACGACCGGGCCCTGCTGTCCCTGTGGTGGCTGGAGGCCGCCGGCGTCCTGACCCGCGCCGAGGTGGCGAACGCCCTAGAACTGTCCCCCCAGCACACGGCCGTACGCGTACAGCGCGTCAAGGCCCAGCTCGAAACGGCCCGGGTGGTGGTACGCGCCCTCGCGGCCGTACCGCGCTGCTCCCAGTTGGAGCCGCTGGTCGCCCAATGGGACGGCAACCCCTCCGCCCTGTGGCGCAAGCGAATAGCCCGCCATGTCCGCGAATGCCCGGCCTGCTCCGGCCATCTGACCGGCATGATCCCCGCCGAGGGCCTCCTCGCCGGCCTGGCCCTCGTCCCGCTGGCGGCCTCCCTCGCCTACCTCGCCGCCCCCGGCGCCGCCCGCGCGGCCACCGCCGCCGCGGCCACCACCACCATGCCCACGGTCACCACCCCCACCGACCCCATCGCCAACGCGATCCCCGCCGCCGACGTCACCCCGGCCACCACTCCCGCCGCTTCCCGCCCCGCAGGCCACGCGGCCCGCCCCGGCAGCCGCTCCCGCTCCTCCTCACCGTCCCACTCCCGCCGCCGCCCCCGCGGCCGGCGCCGGACGGCGGGAATCGCCGCGACAGCCGCCACCCTCACCGCAGTCGTAGGCGGCGGCATCTACCTCACCACCACCCCCTCACAATCGGACGAATCCACCCGCACCACCGCCGCCGAAGCCCGCTCCGCCACCACCCAGAACAACGCCCTCACCTCCCACCCCACCCCCTCCAAATCCCCCACCCCCCACAAGCCCAAGCCCAAGAAGCCCAAGCCGAAGCCCACGAAGGCCAAGCCCAAGCCCAAGCCCACCAAGTCCCACCCCCGCCCCACCCCCAAACCCACCCACACCACTACCCCCACCACCCCGCCCCCCGCCGACACTTCCACCTCCACCCCCGCCCAACAGGTCATCTCCCTCGTCAACACCGAACGCGCCAAGGCCGGCTGCAGCCCCCTGACCTCCAACCCCCGCCTCACAGCCGCCGCCCAGGGCCACTCCCGCGACATGGCGGTCCGGCACTTCTTCGACCACACCAACCCCGACGGCGCCGGCCCCGGCGAACGCATCACCGCCGCCGGCTACCAATGGAGCACCTACGGCGAGAACATCGCCTACGGCCAACAATCCCCCGCCGACGTCATGAAAAGCTGGATGAACAGCCCCGGCCACCGCGCCAACATCCTCAACTGCGCCTTCAAAGAAATAGGCATAGGCATCCACAACGCCCCCGGCGGCCCCTGGTGGACCCAAAACTTCGGCACCACCCGCTAA
- a CDS encoding cytochrome P450 — protein sequence MTTLRSRIIAWAGRMYLARTRKKGFNLSRMSFLPESVLMPLRRNGLDPVNDLATVREKEPISRLPVPIAANVWLVTGYEEVKAVLGKANAFSSDFTNLIGQAGASTEQNPGGLGFADPPVHTRLRKLLTPEFTMRRLGRLTPRIHDIVEERLDAMEKAGKNGDPVDIVEQFALPIPSLVICELLGVPYEDREDFERLSAARFDLFSGANASFGAISESLDYFRGVVKKQRENPGDGLLGMIVKEHGDSVSDEELAGLADGVLTGGFETTASMLALGALVLLQDPEHFAALKDGDEAADRYVEELLRYLTVVQVAFPRFAREDMEIAGVKISEGDVVLCSLSGADRDGRLGPEMEKFDPGRNVPSHLAFGYGIHRCVGAELARMELRAAYPALVRRFPNMRLAVAPDALAFRKLSIVYGIDSLPVRLDG from the coding sequence ATGACGACTCTCCGTTCCCGGATCATCGCCTGGGCCGGCCGTATGTATCTGGCAAGGACGCGGAAAAAGGGTTTCAATCTGTCCCGTATGTCCTTCTTGCCGGAATCCGTACTGATGCCACTGCGACGCAACGGCCTCGACCCGGTGAACGATTTGGCAACGGTCCGCGAGAAGGAACCCATCTCCCGCCTCCCCGTGCCGATAGCCGCCAACGTCTGGCTGGTCACGGGTTACGAGGAGGTCAAGGCGGTCCTCGGCAAGGCCAACGCCTTCAGCTCCGACTTCACCAACCTCATCGGACAGGCCGGCGCCAGCACCGAACAGAACCCCGGCGGACTCGGTTTCGCCGACCCGCCCGTGCACACCCGGCTGCGTAAGCTGCTGACCCCCGAATTCACCATGCGCCGGCTCGGCCGGCTCACGCCGCGTATCCACGACATCGTCGAGGAACGCCTCGACGCCATGGAAAAGGCCGGGAAGAACGGCGACCCGGTGGATATCGTCGAGCAATTCGCCCTACCCATCCCGTCCCTGGTCATCTGTGAACTCCTCGGCGTCCCGTACGAGGACCGCGAGGACTTCGAGCGGCTCAGCGCCGCCCGGTTCGACCTCTTCAGCGGCGCCAACGCGTCCTTCGGCGCCATATCGGAATCCCTCGACTATTTCCGTGGCGTCGTGAAGAAGCAGCGTGAGAACCCGGGCGACGGACTCCTGGGCATGATCGTGAAGGAACACGGCGACTCGGTCAGCGACGAGGAACTGGCCGGCCTGGCCGACGGCGTCCTGACGGGCGGCTTCGAGACGACCGCGAGCATGCTGGCGCTGGGCGCCCTCGTACTCCTCCAGGACCCCGAGCACTTCGCCGCCCTCAAGGACGGCGACGAGGCCGCCGACCGCTACGTCGAGGAACTGCTGCGCTACCTCACCGTCGTCCAGGTCGCCTTCCCCCGCTTCGCCCGCGAGGACATGGAGATCGCCGGCGTGAAGATCTCCGAGGGTGACGTGGTCCTGTGTTCCCTCAGCGGCGCCGACCGTGATGGCAGGCTCGGCCCCGAGATGGAGAAGTTCGACCCCGGGCGCAACGTTCCCTCCCACCTGGCCTTCGGCTACGGAATCCACCGCTGCGTCGGCGCCGAACTGGCCCGTATGGAACTGCGCGCCGCCTACCCTGCCCTGGTCCGCCGCTTCCCCAACATGCGCCTGGCCGTGGCTCCCGACGCCCTCGCCTTCCGCAAGCTCTCCATCGTCTACGGAATCGACAGCCTCCCCGTCCGCCTCGACGGCTGA
- a CDS encoding FtsW/RodA/SpoVE family cell cycle protein — protein sequence MTARPARPVDTPPPGPRLPARRGVELALLFGAVLISVLGYIDVGLARQNAVPGGAARYGTGLGVLALLAHLAVRFRAPYADPLLLPIAVLLNGLGLVLIFRLDLETPGDPAAPTQLMWSAIGVALFTAVILLLRDHRTLQRYAYVSVAAALALLIVPIFFPAINGAKIWIRVAGFSFQPGEFAKVLLIVFFAAYLAANRHALAYTGREVWHMQWPTGRVLGPIVAIWLLSVGVLVLERDLGTSLLFFGVFVVLLYVATGRTGWIAVGLLLAAVGAAAVGHLEPHVHGRVHDWLHPFDGIASGRGPSQLAQSLFAFAAGGMLGTGLGEGHSYLIGFAMKSDFILATFGEELGLAGLTALFLLYALLVARGLRAGVALRDPFGRLLAVGLASLPAIQVFVIAGGVMGLIPLTGMAMPFLAQGGSSVVTNWVIVALLLRISDSARAPRPAAAETGVIARTTPGGRTPSGSRSRSGDPSSSNGRTPPAAGREDSGGAGAAP from the coding sequence ATGACGGCACGCCCGGCCCGCCCCGTGGACACTCCCCCACCGGGCCCGAGGCTGCCCGCGCGCCGGGGCGTGGAACTGGCGCTGCTCTTTGGTGCCGTGCTCATCAGCGTCCTCGGCTACATCGATGTCGGACTGGCCCGCCAGAACGCCGTCCCCGGCGGCGCGGCCCGGTACGGAACGGGGCTGGGCGTGCTGGCCCTGCTCGCCCATCTCGCCGTCAGGTTCCGTGCCCCTTACGCCGATCCCCTGTTGCTCCCCATCGCCGTCCTCCTCAACGGGCTCGGACTGGTCCTCATCTTCCGGCTCGATCTGGAGACCCCCGGCGACCCCGCGGCCCCCACACAATTGATGTGGTCCGCCATCGGCGTCGCCCTTTTCACCGCCGTCATTCTTTTACTGCGCGATCACCGCACCTTGCAGCGTTACGCCTATGTCTCGGTCGCCGCCGCCCTCGCCCTGCTGATCGTCCCGATCTTCTTTCCGGCCATCAACGGCGCCAAGATCTGGATTCGTGTGGCGGGGTTTTCCTTCCAGCCCGGCGAATTCGCGAAAGTCCTTCTCATCGTCTTCTTCGCCGCCTATCTCGCCGCCAACCGCCACGCGCTCGCCTATACCGGCCGCGAGGTCTGGCACATGCAATGGCCCACGGGCCGGGTGCTCGGCCCGATCGTCGCGATCTGGCTGCTCAGCGTCGGCGTGCTGGTCCTGGAACGCGACCTGGGCACCTCGCTCCTCTTCTTCGGTGTCTTCGTGGTGCTGCTGTACGTGGCGACCGGCCGCACCGGCTGGATCGCGGTCGGGCTGCTGCTCGCCGCCGTCGGCGCGGCGGCGGTCGGCCACCTGGAACCGCATGTGCACGGCCGCGTCCACGACTGGCTGCACCCCTTCGACGGCATCGCGTCCGGCCGGGGCCCGAGCCAGCTCGCCCAGTCGCTCTTCGCCTTCGCCGCCGGCGGGATGCTGGGCACCGGCCTGGGCGAGGGCCACTCCTACCTCATCGGCTTCGCCATGAAGTCCGACTTCATCCTGGCGACCTTCGGCGAGGAGCTGGGCCTGGCCGGTCTCACCGCCCTCTTCCTCCTGTACGCGCTCCTGGTGGCCCGTGGCCTGCGCGCGGGCGTGGCGCTGCGCGACCCGTTCGGCCGGCTGCTGGCCGTGGGGCTGGCCTCGCTGCCCGCCATCCAGGTCTTCGTCATCGCGGGCGGTGTGATGGGGCTGATCCCGCTGACCGGGATGGCGATGCCCTTCCTCGCCCAGGGCGGGTCCTCGGTCGTCACCAACTGGGTCATCGTCGCGCTGCTGCTGCGGATCAGCGACAGCGCCCGCGCGCCACGGCCGGCCGCCGCCGAGACCGGCGTCATCGCCCGTACGACTCCCGGCGGCCGTACGCCCTCCGGTAGCCGTTCGCGCTCCGGTGACCCTTCGTCCTCCAACGGCCGTACGCCACCGGCCGCCGGTCGCGAGGACAGCGGCGGCGCCGGGGCCGCCCCATGA
- a CDS encoding penicillin-binding transpeptidase domain-containing protein yields the protein MIRCVRHTAAFFLVLLVALLLNAARVQVLQAGAYDDNPANRRSALARYGRPRGDILVGGNPVTGSRDSGGRLRYERTYRQGPLYAPVTGYASQLYGTSLVEHAEDGILSGTDSRLAPFPLWAELTHGRQPGGRVATTIDPAAQRAAFDGLGGKKGAVAAVEPASGRILALVSTPSYDPGALSGTGSQTTAAWRRLNRDSGRPMVDRALRQTYPPGSVFKVVTAAAALDGGQVTDIDAPTDTPDPYVLPGSSTRLTNEDEAGDCAHATLRYAFRVSCNTVFAHLGVEVGLPGMVRAAERFGFNDDGLKIPVRVARSVFDTEMDRARLALSSIGQYDTAATPLQMAVVAAAVADDGEVRPPYLVDRVLDSRGRTVATASVEPPRQAVRRTTARRLQELMTDVVTSGTGTAAALDGATVGGKTGTAQHGERGEGTPYAWFISWARAQDAARPAVAVAVVVEDAAADRADISGGGSAAPIAREVMRAALR from the coding sequence ATGATCCGCTGTGTGCGGCACACCGCCGCCTTCTTCCTGGTGCTGCTGGTGGCACTGCTGCTCAACGCCGCCCGCGTCCAGGTCCTCCAGGCCGGCGCGTACGACGACAACCCCGCCAACCGCCGCTCCGCCCTCGCCCGCTACGGCCGGCCGCGCGGGGACATCCTGGTCGGCGGCAACCCGGTCACCGGTTCGCGGGACAGCGGCGGACGGCTGCGGTACGAGCGCACGTACCGCCAGGGCCCCTTGTACGCGCCCGTCACCGGCTACGCCTCCCAGCTCTACGGCACCTCCCTGGTCGAACACGCCGAGGACGGCATCCTGAGCGGCACCGACAGCCGGCTCGCCCCCTTCCCCCTCTGGGCCGAACTCACCCACGGCCGGCAGCCCGGCGGCCGGGTCGCCACCACCATCGACCCCGCCGCACAGCGCGCCGCCTTCGACGGGCTCGGCGGCAAAAAGGGCGCGGTCGCCGCCGTCGAGCCCGCCAGCGGCCGGATCCTCGCGCTGGTCAGCACGCCCTCGTACGACCCCGGCGCCCTCTCCGGTACGGGATCGCAGACGACCGCGGCCTGGCGGCGGCTGAACCGGGACAGCGGCCGGCCGATGGTCGACCGCGCGTTGCGCCAGACCTATCCGCCCGGCTCCGTCTTCAAGGTCGTCACGGCCGCGGCGGCACTGGACGGCGGGCAGGTCACCGACATCGACGCGCCCACCGACACCCCCGACCCCTACGTGCTGCCCGGCAGCTCGACCCGTCTGACCAACGAGGACGAGGCGGGCGACTGCGCCCACGCGACCCTCCGGTACGCCTTCCGGGTCTCCTGCAACACCGTCTTCGCGCACCTGGGCGTGGAGGTCGGCCTGCCCGGCATGGTGCGGGCCGCCGAGCGCTTCGGCTTCAACGACGACGGCCTGAAGATCCCCGTCCGCGTCGCCCGGAGCGTCTTCGACACCGAGATGGACCGCGCCCGGCTCGCCCTCTCCTCCATCGGGCAGTACGACACCGCCGCCACCCCGCTCCAGATGGCCGTCGTCGCGGCGGCGGTCGCCGACGACGGGGAGGTCAGGCCCCCGTACCTGGTCGACCGGGTGCTGGACTCCCGGGGCCGTACGGTCGCCACGGCCTCCGTCGAGCCCCCGCGCCAGGCCGTACGCCGTACCACCGCCCGGCGGCTCCAGGAATTGATGACCGACGTCGTCACCTCCGGCACCGGCACCGCCGCCGCCCTCGACGGCGCCACCGTCGGGGGCAAGACCGGCACCGCCCAGCACGGGGAGCGCGGCGAGGGAACCCCGTACGCCTGGTTCATCTCCTGGGCGCGGGCGCAGGACGCCGCCCGTCCGGCGGTCGCGGTCGCGGTGGTCGTGGAGGACGCCGCCGCGGACCGGGCCGACATCAGCGGCGGCGGGAGCGCCGCGCCGATCGCCCGCGAGGTCATGCGGGCGGCGCTGCGATGA
- a CDS encoding GNAT family N-acetyltransferase, translated as MIFRTATRRDLPALLALLADEDAVTDPATVEVSRAHEQAFEDIDNDDRNELLVLAEDGSGDAHAGGRAEGGVTDGGVTDEGVTDEDGAVLGFLQITYIPGLGRGGGERALLEAVRIRADRRGAGLGRELIGAAIGRARRRGCSLVQLTSNKRRTEAHRFYASLGFERSHDGFKLALAEAP; from the coding sequence ATGATCTTCCGTACCGCCACCCGCCGCGACCTGCCCGCGCTCCTCGCCCTGCTGGCGGACGAGGACGCGGTGACCGATCCCGCGACGGTCGAGGTGAGCCGGGCGCACGAGCAGGCGTTCGAGGACATCGACAACGATGACCGCAACGAGCTGCTGGTACTGGCCGAGGACGGAAGCGGGGACGCGCACGCGGGTGGGCGCGCCGAGGGGGGCGTGACCGACGGGGGTGTGACCGACGAAGGTGTGACCGACGAGGACGGCGCCGTGCTGGGATTCCTCCAGATCACCTACATCCCCGGCCTCGGGCGGGGCGGCGGTGAACGGGCACTGCTGGAGGCCGTACGGATACGTGCCGACCGGCGCGGGGCCGGGCTGGGGCGCGAGCTGATCGGCGCGGCGATCGGCCGGGCCCGCCGCCGTGGCTGCTCGCTGGTCCAGTTGACCAGCAACAAGCGGCGGACCGAGGCGCACCGCTTCTACGCGTCGCTGGGCTTCGAGCGCAGCCACGACGGCTTCAAGCTCGCTCTTGCCGAGGCGCCGTAG
- a CDS encoding LysR family transcriptional regulator, with protein MTLDDLRVFVAVCRAGSLSAVARDLDCTQSAVSQHVKRLERETGISLVERHPRGVVPTQAGRLLQAAAADGIAGLDLALRRLSDLVRGDAGSVRVTTGATSVRHFMSEAVVAFRRRFPQASLEFQTETSSRSCFDALASHDLDLAWITIGGTVRGIEQRPVMDLPWVLAVRSDDPLASRSRIEPEDLASIRHIRLPENSTSRAHLDDAFAALGVRVTSDTGVADWDTAILLAELGLGHAVVPALPGWRGPGHRGLRFVPVPALPPLSTGWAVRRWDALAPLARAFADSVVESCARLT; from the coding sequence GTGACTCTTGATGATCTCCGTGTCTTCGTGGCGGTGTGCCGGGCCGGCAGCCTCAGCGCCGTCGCCCGGGACCTGGACTGCACCCAGTCGGCGGTGAGCCAGCACGTCAAGCGCCTGGAGCGGGAGACCGGCATCAGCCTGGTGGAACGGCACCCGCGCGGGGTCGTGCCCACCCAGGCCGGACGGCTCCTCCAGGCAGCCGCCGCGGACGGGATCGCCGGGCTCGACCTCGCGCTGCGCCGCCTGTCGGACCTGGTGCGCGGCGACGCCGGCTCCGTACGCGTCACCACGGGCGCCACCTCCGTACGTCACTTCATGTCCGAGGCCGTGGTCGCCTTCCGCCGCAGGTTTCCCCAGGCGAGCCTGGAGTTCCAGACCGAGACCTCCAGCCGGAGCTGCTTCGACGCACTGGCCTCGCACGACCTGGACCTGGCCTGGATCACCATCGGCGGCACCGTCCGGGGCATCGAACAGCGGCCGGTCATGGACCTGCCGTGGGTGCTCGCCGTACGGTCCGACGACCCGCTGGCGAGCCGGTCACGGATCGAGCCGGAGGACCTGGCGTCCATCCGGCACATCCGGCTGCCGGAGAACTCCACCTCCCGGGCCCACCTGGACGATGCCTTCGCGGCGCTCGGCGTCCGCGTCACCTCCGACACCGGCGTCGCCGACTGGGACACCGCCATCCTGCTCGCCGAACTGGGCCTGGGGCACGCGGTCGTCCCGGCGCTGCCGGGGTGGCGCGGGCCGGGCCACCGCGGTCTGCGGTTCGTCCCGGTCCCGGCGCTGCCGCCACTGTCGACCGGCTGGGCCGTACGCCGGTGGGACGCGCTGGCGCCGCTGGCCCGGGCCTTCGCCGACAGCGTCGTCGAGAGCTGCGCGCGGCTCACCTGA
- a CDS encoding ferritin-like domain-containing protein, which produces MSSRELYAKDPGDVLWAVPAGGSARFNWDYDAGRERLLALYQKGKDKQWDANLRIDWDLEVDPYDPLGTPDEAMSLYGTPYWDKLTAKDRGELRRNYTAWQFSQFLHGEQGAMVCAARITEAVPDLDAKFYSATQVMDEARHAEIYSRFLQEKIGMLYPVNDNLKTLLGDTLQDSRWDMPYLGMQVLIEGLALAAFGVIRDTTDKPLPKQILAYIMQDEARHVAFGRMALRDYYKQLTDAELREREEFVIEGCYLMRDRLRGLEVMEDFGIPTADAAAYTEQSPYVQLFRKLLFSRIVPCVKDIGLWGERLQRAYRDMGVFEMGDSNLDLLMAQDEELAEKLDVERFAAEEAARTAEVAEAVARGAEEDGAAG; this is translated from the coding sequence ATGTCGAGCCGTGAGCTGTACGCGAAGGACCCCGGCGACGTCCTGTGGGCGGTGCCCGCGGGCGGATCGGCCCGCTTCAACTGGGACTACGACGCCGGCCGCGAACGGCTGCTGGCCCTCTACCAGAAAGGCAAGGACAAACAGTGGGACGCCAATCTGCGCATCGACTGGGACCTGGAAGTCGACCCGTACGACCCGCTCGGCACCCCTGACGAGGCCATGTCCCTGTACGGCACCCCCTACTGGGACAAACTGACCGCCAAGGACCGCGGCGAGCTGCGACGGAACTACACCGCCTGGCAGTTCAGCCAGTTCCTGCACGGCGAGCAGGGCGCCATGGTGTGCGCCGCCCGCATCACGGAGGCCGTCCCCGACCTGGACGCGAAGTTCTACTCCGCGACCCAGGTGATGGACGAGGCGCGGCACGCCGAGATCTACAGCCGCTTCCTCCAGGAGAAGATCGGGATGCTCTACCCGGTCAACGACAACCTCAAGACCCTCCTGGGCGACACCCTCCAGGACTCCCGCTGGGACATGCCGTACCTGGGCATGCAGGTGCTCATCGAGGGCCTGGCCCTCGCCGCCTTCGGCGTGATCCGGGACACCACCGACAAGCCGCTGCCCAAGCAGATCCTCGCCTACATCATGCAGGACGAGGCCCGGCACGTCGCCTTCGGACGGATGGCACTGCGCGACTACTACAAACAGCTCACCGACGCCGAGCTGCGGGAGCGCGAGGAATTCGTCATCGAGGGCTGCTACTTGATGCGCGACCGGCTGCGCGGTCTGGAGGTCATGGAGGACTTCGGCATCCCCACGGCGGACGCCGCGGCGTACACCGAGCAGTCCCCGTACGTACAGCTCTTCCGCAAGCTGCTCTTCAGCCGCATCGTGCCGTGCGTGAAGGACATCGGTCTGTGGGGCGAGCGGCTGCAGCGCGCCTACCGGGACATGGGCGTCTTCGAGATGGGCGACTCCAACCTGGATCTGCTGATGGCCCAGGACGAGGAACTGGCCGAGAAGCTGGACGTGGAGCGGTTCGCGGCCGAGGAGGCGGCCCGTACGGCGGAGGTGGCCGAGGCGGTCGCGCGGGGCGCGGAGGAGGACGGTGCCGCGGGGTGA